Proteins from a genomic interval of Zingiber officinale cultivar Zhangliang chromosome 2A, Zo_v1.1, whole genome shotgun sequence:
- the LOC122043712 gene encoding phytolongin Phyl1.2-like, translated as MDSHPKSPPPPPGNIVFFSVSKDQDLVHSYNGGGHDLQALAQDWLRNAKRHHVWHSHTEADKTFGFLMRDGYTFFAIDDDAGAGNAEMLAFLERLREAYENAHRKGKIDGEVLNWVLRVGSGGNPRNGSKNDGTLKIEAFPGSPGGVISMSRSLSSRLTGQQRATKLWWRRVKIVAAVDVLLCLTMLAIWLVVCGGFQCLS; from the coding sequence ATGGATTCCCATCCCAAATCCCCTCCTCCTCCGCCGGGCAACATCGTCTTCTTCAGCGTCTCCAAGGACCAGGATCTCGTCCATTCCTACAATGGCGGCGGCCACGACCTCCAGGCGCTCGCCCAGGATTGGCTCCGCAATGCCAAGCGCCACCACGTGTGGCATTCCCACACCGAGGCCGACAAGACGTTCGGCTTCCTGATGCGCGACGGCTACACCTTCTTCGCCATCGACGACGACGCCGGCGCCGGCAACGCCGAGATGCTCGCCTTCCTCGAGCGCCTACGCGAGGCCTACGAGAACGCTCACAGGAAGGGCAAGATCGACGGAGAGGTGCTCAACTGGGTCCTCCGGGTCGGATCCGGCGGAAACCCCAGGAACGGGTCCAAGAACGATGGAACCCTCAAGATCGAGGCGTTCCCGGGGTCTCCGGGCGGCGTGATCTCAATGAGCCGGAGCTTGAGCTCCAGGCTCACGGGGCAGCAGCGCGCGACTAAGTTGTGGTGGCGCCGAGTGAAGATCGTGGCCGCCGTCGACGTGCTGCTCTGCCTCACGATGCTCGCGATCTGGTTAGTGGTCTGCGGAGGTTTTCAATGCCTTTCTTGA
- the LOC122041234 gene encoding auxin response factor 7-like: MAVALANSSPGFGTSGDALYKELWHACAGPLVTLPREGERVYYFPQGHMEQLEASTNQGLDHHVPAFNLPSKILCKVVNVVLRAEEDTDEVFAQITLLPESNPGEVTSPDPPLPEPERPKVHSFCKTLTASDTSTHGGFSVLRRHAEECLPPLDMSQDPPSQELLAKDLHGNDWRFRHIFRGQPRRHLLTSGWSVFVSSKRLAAGDAFIFLRGESDELRVGVRRLKRQLTNMPTSVISSHSMHLGVLATASHAITTGTLFSVFYRPRASQAEFIICLNKYVEAKNQKLSVGMRFKMRFEGDEAPERRLSGTIVGVNEKTSSQWGDSEWRSLKVQWDEQLSITLPGRVSPWELEPLVAAIPPISQPVQRVKRARPPVSLISSVLSSGPGGWKSPSQTAQMFSFSASQSVLELHSPSQPISLFASPSNPNSVGLLETKNSPSTVTNSRMCWSVRPETQSDALSASGNKESCDRRHETSKGCRIFGIQLNEGCGIEETSPVPTITRVGLIRTDQPMTYLEVVDSERQSQQSADRSDTPAITSEPDMSCLREMQTRQPRSCTKVHMQGMAVGRAVDLTRLSGYDKLLQKLEAMFNIEGELTSALRKWEVVYTDDEDDMMMVGDDPWVEFCSMVRKIYIYTSEEAKRLSPKKKFPVIAGVVKLGSKKSLLDADADQNNVEDEDIEGAA, translated from the exons ATGGCAGTGGCGCTTGCAAATAGCTCACCCGGTTTCG GGACTTCTGGTGATGCTTTGTATAAGGAATTATGGCATGCATGTGCTGGGCCTTTGGTTACCTTACCTCGTGAAGGAGAACGTGTTTATTACTTTCCTCAAGGTCACATGGAACAG TTGGAAGCCTCGACAAACCAAGGGCTAGACCATCATGTGCCTGCATTCAATCTACCCTCAAAGATCCTGTGTAAGGTGGTCAATGTTGTTCTTcga GCAGAAGAAGATACAGATGAAGTTTTTGCGCAGATTACCCTTTTACCTGAATCAAAT CCTGGTGAGGTCACTAGTCCAGACCCTCCTTTACCTGAGCCCGAAAGGCCGAAGGTTCACTCATTTTGTAAGACGTTAACGGCCTCCGACACCAGTACCCATGGAGGTTTCTCGGTTCTCAGAAGGCATGCAGAAGAATGTCTTCCTCCACTG gacatGTCTCAAGATCCTCCTTCTCAAGAACTCCTTGCAAAAGATCTTCATGGAAATGACTGGAGATTTCGTCACATCTTTAGAG GTCAACCTAGGCGGCACCTACTTACAAGTGGTTGGAGTGTATTTGTCAGCTCAAAGCGATTGGCAGCCGgtgatgcatttatatttctaAG AGGGGAAAGCGATGAACTGCGTGTTGGTGTAAGAAGGCTCAAACGACAGCTAACTAACATGCCAACGTCTGTCATATCCAGTCATAGCATGCATCTTGGAGTTCTTGCTACCGCATCCCACGCTATCACTACAGGCACCCTTTTTTCTGTCTTCTACAGGCCACG AGCGAGCCAAGCTGAATTTATCATATGCCTAAACAAGTATGTTGAGGCCAAAAACCAAAAGTTGTCTGTTGGGATGAGGTTCAAAATGAGATTTGAGGGCGATGAAGCTCCTGAAAGAAG ATTAAGCGGTACTATTGTTGGTGTAAACGAGAAGACATCTTCTCAATGGGGAGATTCAGAGTGGAGATCATTAAAG GTCCAATGGGATGAGCAATTGTCGATCACCCTACCGGGCAGAGTTTCTCCTTGGGAATTGGAGCCGCTCGTTGCAGCTATTCCTCCAATCTCCCAACCAGTCCAGAGAGTCAAAAGGGCACGACCACCAGTTTCACTTATTTCATCGGTCTTATCTTCTGGGCCCG GTGGATGGAAATCACCATCCCAGACTGCCCAAATGTTCTCTTTCTCAGCATCACAAAGTGTTTTGGAGCTTCATTCACCATCTCAACCGATTTCTCTGTTTGCATCCCCATCTAATCCCAATTCTGTTGGACTTCTTGAAACAAAAAATTCTCCGTCAACTGTTACCAACAGCCGCATGTGCTGGTCAGTCAGACCGGAAACTCAAAGTGATGCCCTATCTGCAAGCGGCAACAAGGAGTCGTGTGATAGAAGGCATGAAACTAGCAAAGGCTGCAGGATATTTGGTATACAGCTAAATGAAGGTTGTGGAATAGAAGAAACATCACCGGTTCCAACGATTACACGGGTTGGACTGATCAGGACAGATCAGCCAATGACATATTTGGAGGTAGTAGATTCAGAGCGACAATCGCAACAGTCTGCTGACAGATCTGATACGCCTGCAATCACCAGTGAGCCAGATATGTCTTGTTTGAGGGAGATGCAAACCCGGCAACCCAGGAGCTGCACCAAG GTTCACATGCAAGGAATGGCAGTTGGTAGGGCAGTCGACTTGACCAGATTATCTGGATACGACAAGCTTTTGCAGAAATTGGAGGCTATGTTTAATATCGAAGGGGAGCTTACTAGTGCACTCAGAAAGTGGGAGGTCGTCTACACGGACGATGAGGATGACATGATGATGGTCGGCGACGACCCCTGGGT GGAGTTCTGTAGCATGGTGAGGAAGATATACATCTACACAAGTGAAGAGGCCAAGAGACTCTCCCCCAAGAAGAAGTTTCCAGTGATCGCTGGAGTCGTCAAACTTGGTTCCAAGAAATCCTTACTCGATGCTGATGCGGATCAGAACAACGTTGAGGATGAGGACATTGAAGGTGCTGCCTAG